In Columba livia isolate bColLiv1 breed racing homer chromosome 8, bColLiv1.pat.W.v2, whole genome shotgun sequence, a single genomic region encodes these proteins:
- the CTH gene encoding cystathionine gamma-lyase, with translation MERGGSAGFLPPFAHFATQAIHAGHEPEQWRSAAVVPPISLSTTFKQQAPGQHAGYEYSRSGNPTRNCLEKAVAMLDGAKYCLAYASGLAAALNITHLLKAGDMIICMDDVYGGTNRYFRKVAMKMGLNVVFVDCAKIECLEAAITPETKLVWIETPTNPMMKIIDIQACADVVHKHKDVLLVVDNTFMSAYFQRPLSLGADICMYSATKYMNGHSDVVMGLVSVNCDDLYERLKFLQNALGAVPSPFDCYLCSRGLKTLQVRMKQHFHNALAVARFLESDPRVQTVIFPGLPSHPQHELVKRQCTGYPGMITFYIKGNLENAATFLKNLKVFALAESLGGYESLADHPAIMTHSSVPEEDREALGISDTLIRLSVGLEDEEDLLEDLDQALKAAFADHKA, from the exons ATGGAGCGCGGCGGGTCGGCCGGTTTTCTGCCGCCTTTCGCGCACTTCGCCACGCAGGCCATCCACGCCGGGCACGAGCCCGAGCAGTGGCGCTCGGCCGCCGTGGTGCCGCCCATCTCCCTCTCTACCACCTTCAAGCAGCAGGCCCCCGGGCAGCACGCG GGTTATGAATACAGCCGGAGTGGAAACCCTACCCGGAATTGCCTGGAGAAGGCTGTGGCGATGCTAGATGGAGCTAAATACT gTTTAGCTTATGCTTCTGGCTTAGCTGCTGCTTTGAATATTACTCACCTCTTAAAGGCAGGGGATATGATTATCTGCATGGATGACGTCTATGGAG gcACAAACAGATACTTCAGGAAAGTAGCCATGAAGATGGGTTTGAATGTAGTTTTTGTTGACTGTGCAAAAATTGAATGCCTGGAAGCTGCGATTACACCGGAGACCAAG CTCGTTTGGATTGAAACGCCGACCAACCCCATGATGAAGATCATTGACATCCAGGCCTGCGCAGATGTTGTACATAAGCATAAAGATGTTCTTCTAGTGGTAGACAACACCTTCATGTCTGCATATTTCCAG cGTCCTTTATCCCTGGGGGCTGATATTTGTATGTATTCTGCAACCAAGTACATGAACG gGCATAGTGATGTTGTGATGGGACTTGTTTCAGTAAACTGCGATGACCTCTATGAAAGGCTCAAATTTTTACAAAACG CTCTTGGAGCTGTTCCGTCTCCCTTTGACTGTTACCTGTGCAGTCGTGGTTTGAAGACCCTGCAGGTCCGGATGAAGCAACACTTCCACAATGCACTGGCTGTTGCTCGATTTCTCGAGTCAGATCCCCGGGTGCAGACAGTCATTTTCCCAG GCTTGCCCTCACACCCTCAGCATGAGCTGGTCAAGCGGCAGTGTACTGGCTATCCCGGGATGATCACCTTTTACATTAAGGGAAATCTCGAAAATGCTGCTACTTTTCTCAAGAATTTGAAG GTTTTTGCACTGGCTGAGAGTCTGGGCGGTTATGAAAGCCTAGCAGATCATCC ggCCATCATGACTCACTCTTCAGTGCCTGAAGAAGATAGAGAAGCTCTTGGAATCAGCGATACATTAATTCGCCTGTCAGTTGGTTTGGAAGATGAAGAAGATTTACTGGAAGACCTCGATCAGGCTCTGAAAGCTGCA TTTGCAGACCATAAGGCTTGA